The DNA segment TGGATATTGATTTGATGAATCGTCTCTGCCGCGTTATTAGCCAAGAGCAACTCAACAATCGCAGTACGTTCATTATAGTTACCAATAACAGCCTTAATTAATGCGGTATTGCCATCGTCACTATGCGCATTACTATCAGCGCCCGCTTGCAGTAATAACGCAACCACCTCCGCAGTGCTATTTCCGGCTGCAGCCATTAGTGCGCTCTCACCTTCATCGTCTTTGTCGTTTACGTCTGCGCCCTTAGTTAACAGCAACTGCATTTTCGGCAACATGCCGTTGATGCTGGCAATATAGAGCGCTTTAGTTCCGTAACTCCCCGCTTGATTAGGGTTAGCGCCTGCCTCAAGTAGCAAGCTAACAATCTCAAGAGTGCTTTTTTGGACCGCATGATTAAGCGGTGTATTCTTGTACCAATCGCCTTTATTAATATCAGCGCCATTAGCTATCATATTGGTTACCGCTGCGGCATCTTTATCTAAAATAGCCTGAATAAGCGCGGTAAAACCGCTGGCATCGAGGCCATTCTCGTCGAAGCCATCTTGATCAAAACGATCATCGTTTTCATCATCTTCGTCTTCGTCATCATCTTCGTCGTCTTCATCATAGTCATTCTCGTCATAGTCATAGCCGAAATCAGCGCCGCAGCCTTGCTCACGACCTTCAATATAGGCGCTCAGCCCAGGCCAATTACCGCGATCACAAAAGTCGTTGAACTCAACGATAGAGTCATTTGGCGACTTCTCAATTAAGGTTTCTAGTAGCTGGGTCGACCACTTCAAGGTCTCAATCGGCGCGCCTAGACAGTTATGATGAAAAATAGCGATCTGCGCCGTGACGTTATTAGCCTCAAAAGCTTTCAGCAACATCTGTGATAACGACTTAATCTCGTCGACTTCGCACTCAAGGCTCAGCAGTAACAGTTGCGGTTTAAGCCTAAAGGCAAAGATATCGTCATCAAGGTGATCAAGCTCAGGGATCAACATTTTTATCGCGTTATCGGCCGTAGTGCTCAGCTTAATACAGATAAAATAGGGCTCATCATAACTATCTAACCCATCAAGATGTTCACGTAAAACATCATCTAGCTCTAATCCATCGAAAATACGACTGCTAAGCATGTAAACCTCATTTTGACTCATGTCTGGGGCGAGAAACGGAAAGTAAAACAGGTATAAGAGGCCCCATGATGCGCAGTAGACTAAGCCCTAGCCCATGCAAGTACAAGCCGTTATTTTTAATAAAGATAAGTAAGGTTATAAATTGCTTTAGCGATCAATTTTTAAGACTAAATAGGGAGTAACTCTAACTAACTCGAGATGAATAACTACCAAGTATCAGCTTCGAAACGAGCCGTTCTCGCTTCAGCCTGTGTACAGTCGGTGAGATGCATCAGTTCTGTGAGGGTGATATTGGGTTCTTGCTTGATCAAACGGATTAACTTTGCCGCTAACGGCTCCAACTTATCCCCATGCGCTAGCAGCGCTGTATCAATTTTTCGGATAAGGTAGGTAAACTCACTACCTCCAGTGTTTAATTGCACCGCTTTTAACTGCTGACTAAAAGCTTGGATCTGCATTGCATCACCCGTTAAGCCCCAATTTCTCGAACGACGCACACGCTTAAGCTCACAGGTAAATTGCTGAGCAACAGCTTGCGCTTGCTTTACCGCTTCACGGCCGATTCGGTGAATGAGTGAGGGAAGCGAGATGGTGATCTCTTGTTTCATAGAGGTGCTTGGGTCATAGGTTCTAGGTTCTAGCTTTTAGCTTTTAGCTTTTAGCTAATCGCTCTATTTTTTCAGCCTCAGCTAAAAAACTCAAGCCATGCAAACTGGGAAAGCGCCGAAAGTAAACCATCTACCTTGTGAAATAGATGGTTTAGCCTGACAATAGAAAAGGCCCATAGGGGCCTCTTCTTGAGTTAACTTATCGGATTAACTTATCAAGTTAAGCCTTTGAAATATCGCCATGGTACGACTATGCGCTAGCTAATGCCATTTGCTGTCTTTTATGACGGCGAAGATGGAATGCACAGTTCGCAAGGAACCAAAGTGCACTCACCGCGATACCGGCAAGGGTTGAGCCAGTAATACCCATTGCGAGATAACCTAGGAAGGCACCAAAGGCAACCGTGATGGCATAGGGCAGCTGGGTCATAACATGATCCATATGGTGACAGCTCGCGCCCGTCGCCGATAGGATACTAGTACTCGAGATAGGTGAGCTATGGTCGCCAAATACAGATCCAGCTAATACCGCTGCAAGCATAGGCAACAATAGGCTTGCATCACTGGCGATAGCGATATCACCTGCCAGTGGCAACATGATGCCGAACGTGCCCCAGCTAGTGCCGGTCGCAAATGACATTCCGCATGCAAGAACAAACACTAAAGCAGGTAAAAGCTGAACCGGAATACTGCTCTTAGTCAATGCAGCGAGGTATTGTCCAGTCTGCATATCGCTCACTACTGTGCCAATCGTCCAAGCAAACAGCAGGATAATAATCGCTGGCATCATCGCCTGCACACCTTGTGGCGCTGCAGATAACCATGTTTTGGCAGGCAACTTTAATCGCAGTGCTAACACAATAGAGACGGCAAGACTACATAGTGCAGCGTACACCAAGGACGACCCCACATCGGTATGCTCAAGAGAACCGATCAAGCTAAATGCCTGCCCCTTAGCCGAAAGGGCTTCGGCGCCGCTCCATACCATGAAGAAGATGCTCGACAGCGTTAAGGTTGCGATAGGCAAGACCATATCAATCATACCGCCTTTGCCTTGTCCCTCGGTGGTGATCTCAAGCCCTTTAGGACGTCCCTTAGACTCATCCCACAGCTTGCCTTCTTGTGCCCAGCGCTCATGTTGACGCATAGGACCAATATCGAGCTGAAAGGCGATAACCACTAATACCATTAACAGGGTAAACACCGCGTAAAGGTTCATCGGGATCATCTGCACAAACATGGCAATCGGGCTGATATCGGTAATACCATTGGTCACCAAAATACCGCCGAGGATGGCAATGATAAACGCCCCCCAAGAGGAAATTGGCATGATGACGCACACAGGGGCGGCGGTTGAGTCCAGCAGATAAGCCAGCTTTGCCCGTGAGATCTGGAACCTATCTGTTACTGGACGGCAGATGGGGCCCACAGACAAACTGTGGAAAAAGTCATCGATGAAGAAGGCAAAGACCATTAAGCCAGTTAACATATTGGCACTGCGGCGGTCTTTACAACGGCGTACTCCCCACTCAGCAAAAGCCTTCGTCGCCCCCGTAGCTGTCATCAGGCTGATCAAACCACCGAGCAGCAACATAAACAACAGCATATTGACGTTACCGCTATTGATAGCGCCATCACTCCAAAAGATACCTGAGACGATATTGAACAGGTACTGCAATGCACTCAGCGGATTGTAGTTACTTAGCAGTATGGCACCAGCAAGAATACCGATCCCTAAGGATAACAGTACACGACGAGTCGTAATGGCGAGGATAACGGCTAACAGTGGCGGTACCACCGACAGCAGGGAATCGGAATATTGAACTAAACTCATGATCTCGTAACACCTATTATTTAGGTGGAGATCTACCAAAAGGATAGAGAAACAGATTTCAATCGAAATAATACTTCTTACCCCTCTAATAGCGCTCCATAGACAACATAACTATGGCAGTCCTGCATCTGTTAAATGCAGACCCAGCGATTGTTGATGACGCAACAATAACTTCGGCGCTGTCTCCTTTCCCCAGATGTCTTAGGTGTCACCCTCTATCTGGATACTTTTAGGCAGCGCGCCTCTACTCAAAGGATTAAGGCTAGATAATACCCATAGATTTGTGAGTTGCAAGAAAATTTATTCAAACATTGCCAATGAAAATACCAATTAGTATAAAGAATCCCCCGACCGAAGTTTGTGGTTTAGGGCTAAAAGTAAAAAGGCCCCGAAGGGCCTTGGATGTGCGTCAAATTTATCTATCAATAACAGCTGTTAAACTCAAGCCCCACCTTTGGACAGCCTGCAGGGATGCCAACATAAAGGTTGGGATAATCAAACACCTACCTGACTTAGCAGCTTCCTGACACGAGTCAATCTAACGCTCAAACACGTGGTATTTCTCGATGCCAAATGTTTTACCAGTGGCGTGACAGGTCGCACAAGACTCCGATGTTGGCAGTGTGTACCACTCGCCATCATCACCAGCACCTTTCTCGGCACTTAGCTCACCACCGTTTTGAATCATGTGGTTTAGGGCTTGTTCGCTATCATGACAAGCATAACAGTTAGCTAATACCGGGCTAGACATCTTGGTGGTATCGCCAGCGTGATAAGCTTGAGAACGAATATACTGATTTGGTACCGCATAGAGATCGATGCCATCGGCGTGACATGCGACGCAGTTTTCAGCATTGAGCTTATCCGCTGAGTTAGCAACGCCTTCTGCATCATTTACCGCGTTGCCTTTACCCCAATGCATGCTGTGAACCATTGGACCAAATCCAGGTGCTGACATTTTTGACTTGCGGTCTTGGCCATTGTTATGACATGCAACACAATCTATGCCACCTTCTTGATAGCTACCATTCTTATGATAGTTACTCTCACTGTTATGACAGCTAGTACAGCTATCATTGGTGACAGCAAGGCGACGCTCATACTTACCTTCAGGCGTAAATGTTGGCACTGTGACCGCAGGATCATAAATGTCGGTCGAAACTACATCAGAGTATGACGTTAATGTCACGCCGGTATAGCCCGCATTTTCAACATCGCCCAAGGCAAAGGTCAATCGGGAACTCGCCGCTAGATTTGAGTTTGCAAAACCCTCTACAAGATCAGGGTAACAGACTGAACGCGTACCATCTTCACGCTCAACATATTGATGAGCACCATAGGCATTGGCTCTACCCACGATAGTATTGTGCTTACTGTCATAGCCATGAATATAGCCACCAGCATAACTTAAGGTCTCGCCATATAAATTGGCAATATTAAGCTGAGTCTGTGTCTCACCTTCGATTTTAAACAACTTCAGATCGGTACACACTGCCCCACTCGGCTTATCTGTCCATGCCACATCCTTGTCCCAGTATGGAGCCGATAGAGTTGTAGTATGTGAATCACGGGTCTGTTGACGCTCTAAAATCCCTGATTTAGTCGCGTGGATAGCGCGTACATCGACATCATCGGCAAAAGCGGCAATCTTATCGTTCACAGTGGCGCCCGATGCGTGACAATCGACGCAACCATTGCCTGCAATACTAGTATTCATTACTGGTTCAGCGTGGCAGGTATAGCAGTTAGTCACTTGGAAATCACGTTCGAATGATTGATGATTAATGTGACCTATTTTTTGCAGAGTGTTTTTCGCATAGCCGCCATTTTCCTCATTTCTTGAGATATTGCCATGACAGACCATACAACCTGCAACGAAGTCGACCTTACCTTCTAAATCGATAGCCGTATAGCTAGGGTGAGGGAAATCAGAGGTGGCGTAGTCCACATGGCAGGTATAGCAGGTTCCAGTGGTTGTGGTATGCAACGCATCAGGTTTGTCGACGATTAATGCCATACTGCGTGCAATTGACACCGTGTCATCAACTTTAGCTCCCCCGACGCGTAACCAGACAATCCCGACGTCACCCGCCTTCACATGTTCCATCGGCATAACAAAGCTATAATTACCCGCTTCATTAATCGCTAATGAGGCGCCTTCTGGATTGCTATCTTTTGTCGCATCAAAAGTGCCATAACCGCCAAGAGTGCCTTCCCCTGTACGACTTAATCCAATACCTTTTTCAGTTTGTATGGCGAACTTAGCTTCTGCCTTTTGCAAGCCATCAATTATGACGCCCTCTTCGTTAATAGCCTGAAACTCGAAGCTAATTTGACCATCTTCAATAGTATGATCTATTAACTCAATTTTAGTTTCTACAGATGTACCTACAGTGGGAGGGATATACTCACCATCGCTGCCATCTTTACCATCATCACCACATGCACTTAAACCCATTGCAGCTGCAACAGCCAATACTAAATAGCGTTTATTTAAACTCATCATAATCATCCTAATCATATTGTTATTGTTATTGCGACTTAACAGTATTTTTTTATTACAAGGAAAATTGTGAACTTGGTAACGTTAATTAAATACTCAACTAACAATCTATATGAATTGTGATTTTAGATAATTATAAAAATTTTAGAAAACACTATCAGTATAAAGATCACATATGTACATTTTAAATGTGATAATTAAAATGTCGTGATAACGAAAATGTATTTAAGCATTCCGATATCGTTTAATAGAAATTATCTTATCTAGATTTTAATTACTTGCCTCAATCGCGAGTTACTTTGGTAAATCCCCCCTCTCACCTAGTTCCGCTTTTAGATGGATGCATAGCCCATGCAGAAAATTAAACGATATACGCCTAGTTCATAAGATTAGCACGGCTAGGTTGGATGAGACGGCAGCTTCACCTTCATGCCTCAGTAAATATTGAGAATTAATTTCTGAAACATAATCTTAGTTTCAGTCAACAAAGCAAGCCTCCATATTGCCACACGCTAAAAATCTGTACGCTTTTTTGAGCCAAGGTCATTTAACGGCTAATGGCTCTCACAAACAAAAGTAACTCTCGCCATAGCAAGTTGAAGCCGAACTTTCTTCCGGCAAGGTACTGAATCAACTCTCGATTAAGTGATTTGTATCGCCATAATCAAAAACTCAACAGAGCTAATCCTCTTAGGTTTGATTTAGATCAATGAGCCTCTACGCCTTTTCAGGTCATATAATAGTGAGGTGGGTCACAAATAGCATTCAGACATTCACATCCAGCTCACACAAGCACGGCTTTATGTCTTTTGATGCCGATGCTTTTAATAATGAAACCAAAAATATAGAGGTACCCTATGGAGCTACTACCAAATTGTTATACCGATCTATGCGTCAATGGGAAATGGTTTCACTATGATCACGGAGCCAGCTCGGTGTTTATGCTAAACGGCAGCAAACCACTCACTTTTGAATTAAATTCATTACCCAAAACTGAAGATGAACTAGAGCTGCACTTAAGCGCGATCTCAAGCGAGCTTATCTAATCGCATTCAAAGCAAGCGGTACTCATGTCGCTTGCAAATTTTTCTGGCTATTGTCTGCAATAAAGAACCGTGGATGAAAGTGGGAACATCATTTTTATGTAAATTTATCATCCTAGATGCAGAACAGTAGCATCCGCTCTAAATAATTCAAAAGCACGCGACCAAGAAAAACAGCAAATCACTGAAAACACTAAAGTTTAGCTACATCACAATCAAAGCCATAATCAAAGCCACTCCTACAAACGACACAATAACTAGCTCATTTCTAGCTGTTGGAGTTACTCGCTCAGTAAAAAAATTCAAAATAGATCTGGACAATACTCAGTTATCGGGTACTATCTGCCTCGCTCTGCTTAGAGTTATTAATGAAACATAAGTTAAAAAGTAAAATCTCAGAATTCCTTCGTTATTGTTGTTATCCTTAGTTTTCCCTTATCTTCATCGTCACATTAAATAATTCAACTTTTCAGTGCATCGCATAATGCGACAATTTTTATGAATTTAAATATAAGGGACACATCATGTCTAATACAACTGGTATCGTAAAATGGTTTAACGAAGAGAAAGGTTTTGGTTTCATTACTCAAGACAACGGCGGCGCTGACGTATTCGTTCACTTCCGTGCTATCACTTCAGACGGCTTCAAGACTTTGGCTGAAGGCCAGAAAGTATCTTTCGAAGTAGAGCAAGGTCAAAAAGGCCTTCAAGCAGCTAACGTAATCGCGCTGTAACTTCGTAAGTTGACGTAAATGGCTTCTTGGTCATTTACGTCATTCTAAACTAATTTTAAGAACTAGCGTTAAGTACTAACGCCAACAAAAACAGCTTTAATCAAATTTATACTGTATCTGCGAAAACATTAACATTTCAATCATCTGCTTTTTGTATATGTCATTACGTTTCTGATCTACTTCGTTATATTCTTATAAATAAAAATTAAACATTCAAAAACCAAGACTAATTTAAGTTTTTCTTATATTTAAGTCACCATTTTAAAAAGGTTAACTATGTCTCGTACATCGGGTCCAAAACGATTTTGGTTTCACCAATCAAAAAAGAAATCAGCACAAACTAAAATAACAAAAAGGGTATAAATGAGAGTAAATTTTAATATTTTTAAAGATAACATCTCTTGGGATGCACTAATCCACCAGCTAAATGGTGATGTGCTATTACGCCATGTTCTAGTGAAAGGTAATGTCGTAGACAGAAATATAGACTTTATCTATTGCGATGAAACCTGCCAAGGTAAGATCATTAATAGTGATAATCAGCTTATCGGTAATTTTTCGACCTCCTTCTAGCAAGATAACTCGCTGTCAATTCCACGAATTAAGTTAAGCAACACTCGAAAGTTCTACTGACACCTTAGCAATCGGTACGCTATCGACGCTCACTGATGGCCTGCGGGGAGCATGACGCTTTATAAAAGCCCCTATGCGACTCCCTTTCGTTGCCATCCATGGCCTGCTGGATTATGGCTCTTTATAAAAGTTCCTATACAACTC comes from the Shewanella halifaxensis HAW-EB4 genome and includes:
- a CDS encoding multiheme c-type cytochrome; protein product: MMSLNKRYLVLAVAAAMGLSACGDDGKDGSDGEYIPPTVGTSVETKIELIDHTIEDGQISFEFQAINEEGVIIDGLQKAEAKFAIQTEKGIGLSRTGEGTLGGYGTFDATKDSNPEGASLAINEAGNYSFVMPMEHVKAGDVGIVWLRVGGAKVDDTVSIARSMALIVDKPDALHTTTTGTCYTCHVDYATSDFPHPSYTAIDLEGKVDFVAGCMVCHGNISRNEENGGYAKNTLQKIGHINHQSFERDFQVTNCYTCHAEPVMNTSIAGNGCVDCHASGATVNDKIAAFADDVDVRAIHATKSGILERQQTRDSHTTTLSAPYWDKDVAWTDKPSGAVCTDLKLFKIEGETQTQLNIANLYGETLSYAGGYIHGYDSKHNTIVGRANAYGAHQYVEREDGTRSVCYPDLVEGFANSNLAASSRLTFALGDVENAGYTGVTLTSYSDVVSTDIYDPAVTVPTFTPEGKYERRLAVTNDSCTSCHNSESNYHKNGSYQEGGIDCVACHNNGQDRKSKMSAPGFGPMVHSMHWGKGNAVNDAEGVANSADKLNAENCVACHADGIDLYAVPNQYIRSQAYHAGDTTKMSSPVLANCYACHDSEQALNHMIQNGGELSAEKGAGDDGEWYTLPTSESCATCHATGKTFGIEKYHVFER
- the cspE gene encoding transcription antiterminator/RNA stability regulator CspE; its protein translation is MSNTTGIVKWFNEEKGFGFITQDNGGADVFVHFRAITSDGFKTLAEGQKVSFEVEQGQKGLQAANVIAL
- a CDS encoding ankyrin repeat domain-containing protein; this translates as MLSSRIFDGLELDDVLREHLDGLDSYDEPYFICIKLSTTADNAIKMLIPELDHLDDDIFAFRLKPQLLLLSLECEVDEIKSLSQMLLKAFEANNVTAQIAIFHHNCLGAPIETLKWSTQLLETLIEKSPNDSIVEFNDFCDRGNWPGLSAYIEGREQGCGADFGYDYDENDYDEDDEDDDEDEDDENDDRFDQDGFDENGLDASGFTALIQAILDKDAAAVTNMIANGADINKGDWYKNTPLNHAVQKSTLEIVSLLLEAGANPNQAGSYGTKALYIASINGMLPKMQLLLTKGADVNDKDDEGESALMAAAGNSTAEVVALLLQAGADSNAHSDDGNTALIKAVIGNYNERTAIVELLLANNAAETIHQINIHDSTAMDLALDREHQDIIELLKQAM
- a CDS encoding Na+/H+ antiporter NhaC family protein yields the protein MSLVQYSDSLLSVVPPLLAVILAITTRRVLLSLGIGILAGAILLSNYNPLSALQYLFNIVSGIFWSDGAINSGNVNMLLFMLLLGGLISLMTATGATKAFAEWGVRRCKDRRSANMLTGLMVFAFFIDDFFHSLSVGPICRPVTDRFQISRAKLAYLLDSTAAPVCVIMPISSWGAFIIAILGGILVTNGITDISPIAMFVQMIPMNLYAVFTLLMVLVVIAFQLDIGPMRQHERWAQEGKLWDESKGRPKGLEITTEGQGKGGMIDMVLPIATLTLSSIFFMVWSGAEALSAKGQAFSLIGSLEHTDVGSSLVYAALCSLAVSIVLALRLKLPAKTWLSAAPQGVQAMMPAIIILLFAWTIGTVVSDMQTGQYLAALTKSSIPVQLLPALVFVLACGMSFATGTSWGTFGIMLPLAGDIAIASDASLLLPMLAAVLAGSVFGDHSSPISSTSILSATGASCHHMDHVMTQLPYAITVAFGAFLGYLAMGITGSTLAGIAVSALWFLANCAFHLRRHKRQQMALASA
- a CDS encoding ribosome recycling factor family protein — its product is MKQEITISLPSLIHRIGREAVKQAQAVAQQFTCELKRVRRSRNWGLTGDAMQIQAFSQQLKAVQLNTGGSEFTYLIRKIDTALLAHGDKLEPLAAKLIRLIKQEPNITLTELMHLTDCTQAEARTARFEADTW